A window of Diabrotica virgifera virgifera chromosome 9, PGI_DIABVI_V3a contains these coding sequences:
- the LOC126891374 gene encoding uncharacterized protein LOC126891374, which yields MVSNWGLLIPNPFSELTWVVRKWAQDGHEVGLNKRKIDIKNSPAPAVCARDGGNKFSQSDFQKKVTKIFKLLHAHKHVLALELNLWKKLPKVPEQRAVRYDEGKGLLEGQDVASSSGVASCSSGAASYSSGAASSSSLPRQSDILRDISDCPSSTSVCTHHSRQFEMPAQISSDVVDESRENLHSSTIIEESSVVPSEDNGPLLGSELTNEPISSDDDGPFLGFEPMIEALSGCQCSAGSAVTAYVDSEASCSTTTSEASCSTTTSEAGCSTTTSGTMEPGASSSSEPVPKGNKKKRKRRTEFEMLLGSTVCFP from the exons ATGGTTAGTAATTGGGGCCTTCTGATTCCGAATCCGTTTTCAGAATTGACCTGGGTCGTCCGGAAGTGGGCACAAGATGGGCACGAAGTTGGGCTGAATAAGAGAAAAATCGATATAAAAAATTCTCCAGCTCCAGCCGTTTGCGCCAGAG ATGGAGGCAACAAGTTTAGTCAGAGCGACTTCCAAAAGAAAGtaaccaaaatatttaaactACTCCATGCTCACAAGCACGTGTTGGCACTTGAACTTAATCTTTGGAAGAAGTTGCCAAAGGTGCCTGAGCAAAGAGCAGTTAGATATGATGAAGGTAAAGGTTTGTTGGAAGGCCAGGATGTCGCCTCGTCGTCAGGAGTGGCGTCCTGTTCGTCAGGGGCGGCGTCCTATTCGTCAGGGGCGGCGTCCTCGTCGTCTTTGCCAAGACAATCTGATATATTAAGGGATATATCAGATTGTCCCTCATCCACATCGGTTTGCACGCACCACAGCCGACAATTTGAAATGCCTGCTCAAATTTCCTCTGATGTGGTAGATGAATCAAGGGAAAACCTACATTCATCTACGATAATAGAGGAGAGTTCTGTAGTTCCTTCTGAGGATAATGGTCCACTTTTGGGTTCTGAACTCACGAATGAACCAATTTCGTCTGATGATGATGGTCCATTTTTGGGTTTTGAGCCCATGATTGAAGCATTATCAGGTTGTCAATGTTCTGCGGGTTCTGCCGTTACAGCTTACGTGGATTCTGAAGCAAGTTGTTCAACAACCACTTCTGAAGCAAGTTGTTCAACAACCACTTCTGAAGCAG GTTGTTCAACAACCACTTCTGGAACCATGGAACCTGGCGCTTCTTCTTCATCGGAACCTGTTCCGAAGGGGAATAAGAAAAAACGCAAACGGCGAACTGAATTTGAAATGTTGCTTGGCTCTACTGTTTGCTTCCCTTGA